A genomic stretch from Pirellulales bacterium includes:
- the ribA gene encoding GTP cyclohydrolase II produces the protein MNTRFSTVESAIAAFGRGQIVIVVDAEDRENEGDFICAAEKVTPAIVNFMLKHGRGQVCVPVLPEVCERLKLTPMVDQNTAPLRTAFTVAVDHSSARTGITAQEKATTILALIDPRSQPADFVRPGHMYPIMAKEGGVLRRAGHTEAAIDLARLAGLYPAGVLCEILGESGDRANREELIDLARHHRLEITTIEELIRYRRAREKLVYRQAECQLPTHYGPATCIYYGVKYESQEPFALVFGTPTTVAAPLVRLHSSCLTGDLLNSLRCDCGDQLRMALEMICQEETGVLIYLPQEGRGIGLAHKIKAYSLQDKGMDTVEANQALGFKADMRDYGVGIQILKDLGLSKVRLLTNNPKKTNAFIYDGFDLEVVDQVPIVAPINEHNARYLATKREKLGHHLPGA, from the coding sequence TTGAACACTCGGTTTTCCACCGTTGAATCGGCCATCGCCGCCTTCGGGCGAGGCCAGATCGTGATCGTGGTCGATGCCGAAGACCGCGAGAACGAAGGCGATTTTATCTGCGCCGCCGAAAAGGTCACGCCGGCCATCGTCAATTTCATGCTCAAGCACGGCCGCGGGCAGGTGTGCGTGCCCGTGCTGCCGGAAGTCTGCGAGCGGCTCAAGCTCACGCCCATGGTCGACCAGAACACCGCCCCGCTGCGCACCGCCTTCACCGTGGCGGTCGATCACAGCAGTGCCCGCACCGGCATCACGGCCCAGGAGAAAGCGACGACCATCCTGGCTCTGATCGACCCGCGCAGCCAGCCGGCCGATTTCGTGCGGCCCGGCCACATGTACCCGATCATGGCCAAAGAAGGCGGCGTGCTCCGCCGGGCAGGGCACACCGAAGCGGCCATCGACCTGGCACGCCTGGCGGGCCTTTATCCGGCCGGCGTGCTCTGTGAGATTCTTGGCGAAAGCGGCGACCGGGCCAATCGCGAAGAACTGATCGACCTGGCCCGGCACCACCGGCTGGAAATCACCACCATCGAAGAGTTGATTCGCTATCGTCGGGCACGCGAAAAGCTCGTCTATCGCCAGGCCGAGTGCCAGTTGCCGACGCACTACGGCCCGGCGACGTGCATTTATTACGGCGTCAAATACGAGTCGCAGGAGCCGTTCGCGCTGGTTTTCGGCACGCCGACCACGGTGGCGGCGCCGCTGGTGCGGTTGCACTCGTCGTGTTTGACCGGCGACCTGCTGAATTCGCTGCGTTGCGATTGCGGCGACCAATTGCGGATGGCCTTGGAGATGATCTGCCAGGAGGAAACCGGCGTGCTGATTTATCTGCCGCAAGAGGGACGCGGCATCGGCCTGGCCCACAAGATCAAGGCCTACAGTCTGCAAGACAAGGGCATGGACACCGTCGAGGCGAACCAGGCGCTCGGATTCAAGGCCGACATGCGCGATTACGGCGTGGGCATCCAGATTCTCAAGGATCTCGGCCTGAGCAAGGTGCGGTTGCTCACCAACAATCCGAAAAAGACGAACGCCTTCATCTACGACGGCTTCGACTTGGAAGTGGTCGACCAGGTGCCGATCGTGGCGCCGATCAACGAGCACAACGCACGCTATCTGGCCACCAAACGCGAAAAGCTGGGCCACCATCTGCCGGGAGCGTAA